In Candidatus Binatia bacterium, one genomic interval encodes:
- a CDS encoding elongation factor P, with the protein MMIPATQLRAGMIVKHQNGLFRLMNVVHITPGNWRGMVQTKLRNLRSGTQTENRFRSEDKVERVT; encoded by the coding sequence ATGATGATTCCTGCGACCCAGCTTCGCGCTGGGATGATTGTAAAGCATCAGAACGGCCTCTTCCGGCTCATGAACGTCGTCCACATCACGCCGGGAAACTGGCGCGGCATGGTGCAGACGAAACTGCGGAACCTGCGTTCCGGAACCCAAACCGAGAACCGCTTCCGATCGGAGGACAAGGTCGAGCGCGTCACCTT
- a CDS encoding cupin domain-containing protein, which yields MEVFKNALATAAFSPEKMKKVNLFDTERMFCDVYGLHPGQAQSAHAHAGSDKVYFVLDGIGAFRIGDEEREVGTGCAVLAPAGTAHAVRNPGPARLTLLVFMAPKPGA from the coding sequence ATGGAAGTTTTCAAGAACGCTTTGGCAACGGCGGCATTTTCGCCGGAGAAGATGAAGAAGGTCAATCTCTTCGACACGGAACGCATGTTTTGCGACGTATATGGGCTGCATCCCGGTCAGGCGCAGAGCGCGCACGCACACGCCGGCTCGGACAAGGTCTATTTCGTCCTCGACGGCATCGGTGCCTTCCGCATCGGCGACGAGGAACGTGAAGTCGGCACCGGCTGCGCCGTCCTGGCACCGGCCGGGACGGCGCACGCTGTCCGTAATCCCGGACCGGCCCGCCTGACGCTGCTCGTATTCATGGCCCCGAAGCCAGGGGCTTGA
- a CDS encoding nitrite/sulfite reductase encodes MRPSDADFRAALHGHGERIERFRQGKMSGDEFRPVRLSYGLYYQLDHTSHMQRIKLPGGLVTPAQVDVLADIADEYARGIIHVTTRQDVQMHWIDLANVVEIYERLHAVGITTRGACADSVRNVTGCAHSGVWPAEAFDVTPYVVAVHEYFLFHPLNLTLPRKFKIAFSTCADDCIQAPVNDIAYFPHVRDGQRGFSVHAGGGLGSQPFLARPIRDFIPAEDTLLMAEAIVRLQHRSGERKNRKKARMKYLFQRLGIERFMAEVDRLYLQVEEQQGAALRAELAEIVAGYRASTPHDAPSALPAGGTPQLAHWVRTNTFAQKQDGYYGAAVQLPLGDVTSKQFRALGQLARELGSGELRATNDQNLMVPWIPGGRLEEFYRRLCDIGLGAADALHITDVTSCPGADYCSLAVSRSMGMAAAIRLHLMATNGRVEDLGVFRIKISGCPNSCGQHHIGDIGLTGLSLKGEDGENHPHYSMLVGGRVGEHAAAIGRRISGRFPEEEVPGVISALAEFYRQERQKGEHFGDFVVRVGTDRLTEVARAAASVVH; translated from the coding sequence ATGCGACCGAGCGACGCAGACTTTCGCGCCGCCCTGCACGGGCACGGCGAGCGGATCGAACGCTTCCGTCAGGGGAAGATGAGCGGTGACGAGTTCCGGCCCGTGCGCCTGAGCTATGGCCTGTACTATCAATTGGACCATACCAGCCACATGCAGCGCATCAAGCTGCCCGGCGGCCTGGTGACCCCGGCGCAGGTCGACGTGCTGGCGGACATCGCCGACGAGTACGCGCGCGGCATCATTCACGTGACCACCCGGCAGGACGTGCAGATGCACTGGATCGACCTCGCCAACGTCGTCGAGATCTACGAGCGCTTGCACGCGGTCGGCATCACCACCCGCGGCGCGTGCGCCGACAGCGTGCGTAACGTCACCGGCTGTGCGCACAGCGGCGTCTGGCCGGCCGAAGCATTCGACGTCACGCCGTACGTCGTGGCGGTGCATGAGTACTTCCTTTTTCATCCGCTCAACCTGACGCTGCCACGAAAGTTCAAGATCGCGTTTTCCACGTGCGCCGACGACTGCATCCAAGCGCCGGTGAATGACATTGCGTACTTCCCGCACGTGCGTGACGGCCAGCGGGGATTCAGCGTCCACGCCGGTGGCGGTCTGGGCTCGCAGCCGTTTCTGGCGCGCCCGATCCGTGACTTCATTCCCGCCGAGGACACGCTGCTCATGGCCGAAGCCATCGTGCGCCTGCAGCACCGCAGCGGCGAACGCAAGAACCGCAAGAAGGCACGGATGAAGTACCTCTTCCAGCGCCTGGGCATCGAGCGGTTCATGGCGGAGGTGGATCGCCTGTACTTGCAGGTGGAGGAGCAGCAAGGCGCTGCCCTGCGCGCCGAGCTGGCCGAGATCGTCGCCGGCTACCGGGCGAGTACGCCCCACGACGCTCCCTCGGCGCTGCCAGCGGGAGGCACGCCGCAGTTGGCGCACTGGGTGCGCACAAACACCTTTGCGCAGAAACAAGACGGATATTACGGCGCCGCCGTGCAGTTGCCGTTGGGGGATGTGACCAGCAAGCAGTTTCGCGCCCTGGGTCAGCTGGCTCGGGAGCTCGGGTCTGGAGAGCTGCGGGCGACAAATGATCAGAACCTCATGGTGCCGTGGATTCCGGGCGGGCGCCTGGAGGAGTTCTATCGCCGCCTCTGCGACATCGGGCTGGGCGCCGCTGATGCTTTGCATATCACCGACGTTACCTCGTGCCCCGGCGCCGACTATTGCAGCTTGGCGGTCAGCCGCTCCATGGGCATGGCCGCGGCTATTCGGTTGCACCTGATGGCGACCAATGGCCGGGTGGAAGATCTGGGCGTCTTCCGCATCAAGATCAGCGGCTGCCCGAATTCCTGCGGCCAACATCACATCGGCGACATCGGGCTGACCGGCCTATCACTAAAGGGCGAGGACGGAGAGAACCACCCGCACTACTCGATGCTGGTCGGCGGCCGTGTCGGGGAGCATGCTGCCGCGATCGGACGACGCATCTCCGGCCGCTTCCCCGAAGAAGAGGTTCCCGGGGTCATTTCCGCCTTGGCCGAGTTCTATCGTCAGGAGCGGCAGAAGGGGGAACACTTCGGGGATTTCGTCGTTCGCGTGGGGACCGATCGACTGACGGAAGTGGCGCGCGCTGCCGCTTCTGTGGTTCACTAG